A segment of the Desulfonatronovibrio hydrogenovorans DSM 9292 genome:
CTTACCAGAACTTTTTCAGAAGATTGAAACAGGGCGAAGATCCCGGCTATCCCAGGTACAAGAAAAAGTTTGTGCATGATAGTTTCAGATTTCCCCAGGGATTTAAAGTCGAAGGCAGACATATATATCTGCCTAAGCTCGGTTGGTTCAGGTTCTACAAGAGTCAAGACATTGATGGAACCATGAAAAATGTCACCGTCAGTCGCAGAGGTAAGCACTGGTATATTTCTGTTCAGGTGGAGCAGGAAATCCCTGATCCAATACCAACACAAAAGCCAAGTGTGGGTATTGATATGGGCGTAGCCAGATTTTGCACTCTGTCTGATGGTACATTTTACACACCCCTTAATTCATTTAAAAGGCTGTCCAAGAAACTTGCCAGACTGCAGAGAGGCTTAGCTCGAAAAGTCAAATTTTCAGAGAACTGGAAGAGAGCCAAGGCCAGAATAACCAGGCTGCATGAGAAAATTGCTGATGTGCGCAGGGACTATCTGCATAAGTTGTCACGACTGATAGCCGACAAGTATGGGCTGGTGGTAGTTGAGGATTTGAGAGTCTGCAATATGAGTGCTTCAGCCAGGGGTACACTTGAGAGACCTGGTAGAAATGTCAAAGCCAAGTCAGGTCTTAACAGGTCTATTCTGGATCAGGGCTGGAGTGAGTTTTTCAGACAGCTTGAATACAAGCTTTCATGGCTTGGTG
Coding sequences within it:
- a CDS encoding RNA-guided endonuclease InsQ/TnpB family protein produces the protein KLLNLLPEWKNEHPFLREAHSQILQQSLIDLDRAYQNFFRRLKQGEDPGYPRYKKKFVHDSFRFPQGFKVEGRHIYLPKLGWFRFYKSQDIDGTMKNVTVSRRGKHWYISVQVEQEIPDPIPTQKPSVGIDMGVARFCTLSDGTFYTPLNSFKRLSKKLARLQRGLARKVKFSENWKRAKARITRLHEKIADVRRDYLHKLSRLIADKYGLVVVEDLRVCNMSASARGTLERPGRNVKAKSGLNRSILDQGWSEFFRQLEYKLSWLGGWLEKVNPSNTSRTCPVCGHTDKENRRSQSRFRCVKCLFEGNADYVAAINIHTAGHAGINACGDGRPSLKQELPGNSDTVPTFFPITPTA